The sequence CTGGGCAATGTCAGCCAGGGAGATGCGGGAGTAGGAGAGGCTGATCATCCTGACACCTGTGTGGGAGCATGGAGAGTGGAGCCCCCTGGGTCAGGTGGCCCTGTTTGTGTCCCCAAACACCCCAGTTACCTCTTACCTGTCTTGATGACATTGTGTCTCAGCCGGATGATCAGGGTGTAGGTGCCATCAGCCTGAAACTTATCCCCAAACTGATCAAGGACTTGGTTGAACTTGGCCAGGTTCCCAGTCCTGACGGCTGGAGGAGGGAATGTGTTAATTGGGAATGGGGTAAGGGTTGGGACGTGGTGGGGAttgaagggaaaggagagaaatctCATCCAAGGCAGCTCGTACCCTGAGTCAGGAGGAAATAGGGCATGAGCGAGCGCTTCAGGGAGGGCTGTCGGAACTGGAGCCTGTCCGGGatctcccccagcagcagctccaccacGATCAGCAGCTTGTGCACCTGGAGCAGGAAGAGCTGATGAATCCCCAGCCTTGAGGCAGGAGGTTTTTggtccctgccagctcccctgTTCCCACTCACCGTCTGCTTGAAGCCCACGGCCGTGTGCTGCGGTGCCTTCCGCAGGGCGTTGGTCATGGTCCTGCGCGCCTCCGAGTACTCCAGCTGGATGGCCTTGATCCGCCCTGTGCTCGGGGGGCGTTGGAAAAGCCACTGAGTGGATCCAACCCGACCCACCCAGATGGGGCTTCAAATCCTGCCTGGAAGCCCCATCTCCAGCTGCTCaaagagttttggttttttttgttttttggtttttttttttttgggggtggggtggggggaagcaGAGAACCTCGATCTGGGGTGCAGCCCAAGCGTTGCGTGGGACCCTGGGCAGCATCTCACCTGTGTAGTAGAGGTACCGAGCCCACTCGTTGTTGTTGGCCTGTTCAGGAAACACTGACTTGGAAACGAGTTTTTCTGCTTGGTCGTAGAGGTTGTAGTGGAGATAGTTCCTCAGCAGCAGGTTCAGGAGGGTGGCCTGACCATCAGCGTCGTGGCGCAGCGTGGCCGTCCGTAACCGGGCGTGCAGGAAGctgcaggaaagggagagaacgtgtcagggagggggaaagaaccTGCACTGCTCCCCAAGGCACCTGGGACCCAAAGGGAGAGAATGTgtcagggagggggaaagaaccTGCACTGCTCCCCAGGGCACCCAGGACCCAAAGGGAGAGAACATgtcagggagggggaaagaaactGCACTCCCAAGGCACCTGGGACCCAAAGGGAGAGAATGTgtcagggagggggaaagaaccTGCACTCCCAAGGCACCTGGGACCCACCTACCTCCTGACCACGTCGAGTTTGTTCAGGAATTCATAGATGCGGGAGTGGTAGTAATAACATTTTGCCACCACCAGGTCAAGGGCCCGGCGGTTTTGGGAACTGATCTTCTGCATCAGCTCATCAGACACTTTCTGAGCctgcaggagggaaagagaggtcagagcagaggaactgcagccagagaagagcagagaaacagtccagaaagagcagaaagacaaaacaaggCTGCAGGGTGGAACCCGAGGGCCTCCAAGGGCAGCTGAGACAAAGGGGAAAGTGTGGGGCCACAGCCAGACAGGTCCCTGAGGTTGTGCTGCAGGAATCTCACCTCTGGGTACCGCTTGCTGTTCATCAGGTGGAtgaccagcaggagctggaggtaGGTCTCCACTTCTGGCAGGAGTGGGGCTGAAGCCGCCTTCCCCGTCCGCGGGCggaactgcagctctgcttctgtgtCCATGGACTGGGGGGAGAGAGGTGTTGGACCAGCACCCCCTCCTgtgccactgccaccaccaccgAGGCTTGTCCCCACCCAGCCCATCCCCAGGGACAGCTCTGCTTGAGGTGTGACACTGGAGCCAGCCAGCTGCTGGCACCACATCCCggtccccagcagcccagctcatCCCAGACACTCCTGAGCCACGTGTTCTAAGTGTCCCCAaaccctccctgtccccactgccctcctgcCCGGCACAGCAGCACTCTGGAGGCTCCTTGGCACAGGAAAAgtgtcccctctctgtcccctgctgCCATACCTCCTCCAGGAAGCCGAGGAGGAAATCCCGGGTGGTGCTGTTGGAGGT is a genomic window of Heliangelus exortis chromosome 29, bHelExo1.hap1, whole genome shotgun sequence containing:
- the PSMD3 gene encoding 26S proteasome non-ATPase regulatory subunit 3, whose amino-acid sequence is MKQEGASRRRGDKAKAPPDGPPPAPPDVEMQEETAAATAEGTGERQPQRELDAITLEDIKEHVKQLEKAVSGKEPRYVLRALRALPSTSRRLNSNVLHKAITGFFTSNSTTRDFLLGFLEESMDTEAELQFRPRTGKAASAPLLPEVETYLQLLLVIHLMNSKRYPEAQKVSDELMQKISSQNRRALDLVVAKCYYYHSRIYEFLNKLDVVRSFLHARLRTATLRHDADGQATLLNLLLRNYLHYNLYDQAEKLVSKSVFPEQANNNEWARYLYYTGRIKAIQLEYSEARRTMTNALRKAPQHTAVGFKQTVHKLLIVVELLLGEIPDRLQFRQPSLKRSLMPYFLLTQAVRTGNLAKFNQVLDQFGDKFQADGTYTLIIRLRHNVIKTGVRMISLSYSRISLADIAQKLQLDSPEDAEFIVAKAIRDGVIEASINHEKGYVQSKEMIDIYSTREPQLAFHQRISFCLDIHNMSVKAMRFPPKSYNKDLESAEERREREQQDLEFAKEMAEDDDDGFP